One Brassica napus cultivar Da-Ae chromosome A5, Da-Ae, whole genome shotgun sequence DNA window includes the following coding sequences:
- the LOC111207920 gene encoding protein EXPORTIN 1B-like, whose amino-acid sequence MAAERLRDLSKPMDVALLDSTVDVFYATGSKEERAAADNILRDLKANPDTWLQVTHILQNTRSTHTKYFALQVLEGVIKYRWKALPVVQRDGMKIYISDVIVELSKNEASFRSERLYINKLNLILVQILKHEWPANWRSFIPDLVNAAKTSESICENSMAILKLLSEEIFNFSRGEMIQRKINDLKESLNSEFKLIHELCLYVLSASKRPALIRATLSALHAYLSWIPLSYIFQSPLMENLLKFFPVPAYRDLILQCLSKVAALKYEEHYRNQVVQMYMIFMKHLEGMLPFNINIPEAYSAGSTEEQAFIQNLALFFTSFFKLHINILETTSETIPFLLAGLEYLIKISYVDDTEVFKVCCDYWHLLVSELFTSGQRMVFHPPTVGSIEPEITTPKILYSDQLSKLRGLMITRMAKPEEVLIVEDENGNIVRETMKDSDVLLQYKIMRETLIFLTHFDHDDTERQMLSKLSKQINKEEWTWNNLSTLCWAIGSISGSMDVATEDRFLVKVIRALLSFSGIMKGNDNKDVIASNIMYVFGQYPRFLKGNWQYMMVIVKKLFDFMHSTQPGVKDMACDTFLKIAQQCKHIFLVVQVGKQEPFVSELLESLTTTIRHLEPHQIQTFYESVACIIQAESNPQKIGEYIERLMALPNQRWAEIIVEARQNVDSLIDPDVIHDVLTILQTNTRVAASVGKYFLSQISLIFLNTLNIYKMYSEIVSSSIGDSGPCASRISVIKLLRSVKREILNLIKTFLDKNEKNPYIGKHFVPPIMNIILADYARNVPDARESEVLSLFETIINQYKFAMQDDVPRIFESVFHCTLEMITKNFEDYPEHRLKFFLLLRAIATSCFRALLQLSSEQLKLVMDSVIWAFRHTERNIAETGLKLLLVLLKKFQKSAFSNQFYRTYFMQIEQEIIAVLTDTFHKPEFYWHVFVLQRLFQLVESGALTEPLWDASTVPQQYPNNAAFVCAHTTNLLSSSFPNISVPEVTEFVKGLYELRGHPVPFKNNVRDFLIRSKEFSAQDNKDLYAGPIAPDENPDEMSDS is encoded by the exons ATGGCTGCTGAGAGGTTAAGGGACTTGAGTAAGCCTATGGACGTCGCTTTACTCGATTCCACCGTTGACGTCTTTTACGCTACAGGATCTAAGGAAGAA AGAGCTGCTGCGGATAATATCTTACGGGATTTGAAAGCTAATCCTGATACTTGGCTTCAAGTGACTCACATCCTGCAGAACACCAGGAGTACGCATACCAAGTATTTTGCCCTTCAG GTGCTAGAAGGTGTTATCAAATATAGGTGGAAGGCATTACCAGTTGTACAACGTGATGGAATGAAAATTTACATCTCTGACGTCATTGTGgag CTTTCAAAGAACGAAGCATCTTTCAGATCGGAAAGGCTTTATATCAACAAGTTAAATCTCATCTTGGTTCAG ATCTTGAAACATGAATGGCCGGCGAACTGGAGAAGCTTTATACCTGATCTAGTTAATGCTGCTAAAACCAGCGAATCTATCTGTGAGAATAGCATGGCTATTTTGAAA ctccTAAGTGAAGAGATCTTTAATTTCTCAAGGGGAGAGATGATTCAGAGAAAGATAAACGATCTGAAAGAGTCTCTAAACAG CGAGTTTAAACTCATTCACGAGTTATGTCTATATGTTCTCTCAGCTTCCAAAAGACCAGCACTTATACGTGCAACGCTATCTGCATTGCATGCCTATCTTTCTTGGATTCCGCTTTCGTATATTTTCCAGTCACCTTTG ATGGAAAACCTCCTTAAGTTCTTCCCTGTGCCGGCATATAGGGATCTCATTCTTCAATGTCTGTCAAAG GTTGCGGCACTTAAATATGAAGAGCACTACAGAAACCAAGTTGTCCAAATGTACATGATTTTCATGAAACATTTGGAG GGAATGCttccttttaatattaatatcccAGAGGCATATTCAGCTGGAAGTACTGAAGAACAG GCTTTTATCCAGAACTTGGCACTGTTTTTCACTTCGTTTTTCAAG CTACATATAAATATCCTAGAAACTACATCCGAAACTATTCCCTTCCTACTTGCTGGTCTGGAATATCTCATTAAAATATCATATGTTGATGACACAGAAGTGTTTAAG GTTTGTTGTGACTACTGGCATTTACTAGTTTCGGAGTTGTTTACATCAGGTCAACGA ATGGTTTTTCATCCTCCTACGGTTGGGAGCATCGAACCTGAGATCacaacaccaaaaatactttaCTCTGATCAACTATCAAAATTAAGGGGGCTCATGATTACTCGCATGGCTAAGCCTGAAGAAGTGCTaattgttgaagatgaaaatggGAACATTGTCCGCGAAACTATGAAGGATAGTGATGTTCTTCTCCAGTATAAG ATAATGCGGGAGACATTGATCTTCCTCACACACTTTGATCATGATGACACTGAAAGACAG ATGTTGAGTAAGCTAAGCAAACAGATAAACAAAGAAGAATGGACATGGAATAATCTGAGCACTTTGTGCTGGGCTATTGGGTCTATTTCTGGTTCCATGGATGTAGCAACT GAAGACAGATTTCTAGTGAAGGTTATTCGGGCTTTATTAAGTTTCAGTGGAATCATGAAGGGAAATGACAATAAAGATGTCATCGCGAGCAACATCAT GTATGTTTTTGGACAGTATCCAAGATTCTTAAAGGGCAATTGGCAGTATATGATGGTGATTGTTAAGAAGTTGTTTGACTTCATGCATTCGACTCAACCGGGTGTTAAG gacATGGCTTGTGATACATTCTTAAAGATTGCTCAGCAATGCAAACACATATTCCTTGTTGTTCAG GTTGGAAAACAGGAGCCATTTGTATCTGAACTTCTAGAAAGCCTGACTACAACTATTAGACATCTTGAGCCtcatcaaattcaaactttttatgaatct GTTGCTTGTATAATCCAGGCTGAATCAAATCCTCAGAAAATAGGTGAATACATCGAGAGGTTGATGGCACTACCTAATCAG AGATGGGCAGAGATTATAGTAGAAGCACGTCAGAATGTTGATTCTCTTATTGACCCTGATGTGATACATGATGTGCTTACTATCCTCCAAACAAATACAAGAGTTGCAGCTTCAGTGGGAAAATACTTCTTATCTCAAATTTCATTGATCTTCTTGAATACTCTGAATATTTACAA GATGTACAGTGAAATCGTGTCAAGCAGCATTGGTGATAGTGGCCCGTGTGCTTCAAGGATATCTGTGATTAAGCTTCTAAG GTCTGTTAAAAGAGAAATCCTGAACCTGATAAAAACGTTTctagacaaaaatgaaaaaaatccaTACATTGGCAAACATTTTGTTCCACCAATTATGAATATTATACTTGCTGACTATGCAAGAAATGTTCCTGATGCAAGGGAATCAGAAGTTTTATCACTCTTTGAGACAATAATAAACCA GTACAAGTTTGCAATGCAAGATGATGTGCCTCGCATTTTTGAATCTGTTTTCCATTGCACTTTGGAG ATGATCACTAAGAATTTTGAAGATTATCCAGAACACCGGCTCAAGTTTTTCTTGTTACTCCGTGCCATTGCTACATCTTGTTTCCGTGCATTGCTACAGTTGTCAAGTGAG caactgaagcTAGTCATGGACTCGGTTATCTGGGCGTTTAGGCATACCGAAAGAAACATCGCTGAAACCGGACTTAAACTCTTACTTGTGTTGCTGAAAAAGTTTCAG AAATCTGCTTTCTCTAACCAATTCTACCGGACATACTTTATGCAAATTGAGCAAGAAATTATTGCCGTGTTGACCGATACCTTTCACAAGCCAGAGTTCTATTGGCATGTGTTCGTGCTACAGCGTCTATTTCAACTG GTGGAGAGCGGTGCTTTAACCGAACCTCTGTGGGATGCTTCAACGGTGCCTCAACAGTATCCAAACAATGCCGCCTTTGTTTGTGCACACACAACCAATCTTCTAAGCTCGTCATTCCCCAACATAAGTGTACCAGAGGTGACAGAATTTGTGAAAGGACTTTATGAGTTGAGAGGTCACCCTGTTCCATTTAAGAATAACGTACGAGACTTCCTTATACGGTCCAAAGAATTTTCTGCTCAG gatAACAAAGATTTATATGCTGGACCTATTGCTCCCGACGAGAATCCAGATGAGATGAGtgattcttaa
- the LOC125609175 gene encoding uncharacterized protein LOC125609175, whose amino-acid sequence MHYQEQMESLMLGEERRRGNCVRDADEGFNSPSSFPNSPDDSDRRSSSSLRRGLSKHYKGKSQSFTSLSAALTVGDLAKPENPFNVKLKQRRGNTHCRRLSGCGGASEQNLGVHDAFHSGNGRPPRLSGNRAPPRAQTLSAAHISALLTRT is encoded by the exons atgcaCTATCAAGAACAGATGGAGTCTCTTATGTTGGGTGAAGAACGCAGACGTGGAAACTGCGTTAGGGACGCAGATGAAGGTTTCAACTCTCCGTCTTCTTTTCCTAACTCTCCTGACGATTCGGACCGTCGCAGTTCATCTTCTTTAAG GAGAGGGTTGTCAAAACATTACAAAGGTAAATCTCAGTCATTCACATCCTTGTCGGCAGCGTTAACAGTAGGGGATCTCGCAAAACCCGAGAATCCTTTCAACGTTAAACTGAAGCAGCGACGGGGGAACACTCACTGTCGACGGCTCTCCGGATGTGGAGGTGCATCGGAGCAAAACTTAGGCGTGCACGACGCTTTCCACTCCGGAAACGGTAGGCCGCCGAGACTTTCCGGTAACAGAGCGCCTCCGAGAGCCCAGACGCTCTCGGCTGCTCATATATCGGCTTTGCTCACTCGAACCTAA
- the LOC125575198 gene encoding uncharacterized protein At1g51745-like — MEGAAGCTVGSIVWVRRRNGSWWPGKILGQDDLDSTHITSPRSGTPVKLLGREDASVDWYNLEKSKRVKPFRCGDFDDCIEKVENSQGLTIRKREKYARREDAILHALELEKEILKKEVKVERPRPRARGDSPDAAAKERMVVSRVHDISNGGLGRNHVGVVRHLGKDKEEEQTRFEEEAQPRMRGLQDFGLRTASSKRKFSSSNGPADTSFKSLARSNSSASSSGDHSMERPSFALGKEKTRNSMEAKRTKYMFAPNESNDVLDLHESLLSHRAAMHSSFAGGDHSRYSLSEYDPPEFLEDVESVSSESETDSSDMEEDTDDDIPLLSGAGRHSEQHNPFSRHMSAEDESTSSEEDCYESSMSGDSSHLYSQDPDNEAGTVSKWQLKGKRNMRNLPRRSARNGRYSEYKRRAFGQKPMGYGLDSSGTNDMSDGTDDTDPNERQFRDRMIGPGDDEYRLSSMVASGFKNIYSHDMLDWDDDPWEGQIGKKKRWEEKFEGSGQEFHASSHRHSRRNMYSPLMDVELEVRGSYQKGPVPIVSLMSKLNSRAIIGHPVEVEVLADGSSEPYIQRTEYFGNETTYHDKPFLLPHAWKTARRSSSRVPRLQPLSPSLEADADVHSPADQGRKPFFKKLGSGNLSTDDNSLRRSNLMHIPRPPGERKQQQQKKVMKNTNATPSQKTRALSSFGSEQAHSGIKALGDGTHELSNRRVLQGPPTVACIPVKLVFSRLLEKINRPPSKPL, encoded by the exons ATGGAAGGTGCGGCGGGTTGCACGGTTGGTTCGATTGTGTGGGTGAGGAGGAGGAACGGCTCGTGGTGGCCAGGGAAGATACTGGGACAGGATGATCTTGACTCTACTCATATCACCTCTCCACGATCTGGAACTCCTGTGAAGCTTCTTGGAAGAGAGGATGCGAGTGT GGATTGGTACAACTTAGAGAAGTCCAAGCGGGTGAAGCCGTTTCGGTGCGGCGATTTTGATGACTGCATTGAGAAGGTGGAGAATTCGCAAGGGCTGACGATAAGAAAGAGGGAGAAGTATGCTCGTAGAGAAGACGCGATTCTCCATGCGCTTGAGCTTGAGAAGGAGATTCTGAAGAAGGAAGTGAAAGTAGAGAGGCCTAGGCCTAGGGCTAGGGGGGACTCTCCTGATGCAGCAGCCAAGGAGAGAATGGTTGTGTCTAGGGTTCATGATATCTCTAATGGTGGTCTAGGGCGTAACCATGTTGGTGTTGTTAGGCATTTGGGCAAAGATAAAGAGGAGGAGCAGACGAGATTTGAGGAAGAGGCACAGCCTCGGATGAGAGGGTTGCAGGACTTTGGGCTAAGAACCGCCTCTTCGAAGCGAAAGTTTTCATCTTCCAATGGTCCTGCTGATACTTCCTTCAAGTCTCTGGCGAGAAGCaactcttcagcttcttctaGTGGAGATCATAGCATGGAGAGGCCTAGTTTTGCCCTCG GAAAGGAGAAGACTAGGAACTCGATGGAGGCTAAAAGGACTAAATACATGTTTGCACCAAATGAATCTAATGATGTTTTAGATCTGCATGAGAGTTTGCTAAGCCACAGGGCGGCAATGCATTCATCCTTTGCTGGTGGTGACCATTCTCGTTATTCGCTTTCAGAATATGACCCTCCTGAGTTTTTGGAAGATGTTGAATCTGTTTCTTCTGAATCCGAAACTGATTCTTCTGATATGGAGGAGGATACTGATGATGACATTCCCTTGCTGTCAG GAGCTGGGCGTCATTCAGAGCAACACAATCCTTTCAGTAGACATATGTCAGCAGAAGATGAAAGCACCAGCAGTGAGGAAGACTGTTATGAATCATCCATGTCTGGCGACTCTTCTCACCTTTATTCCCAAGATCCAGATAATGAAGCTGGTACGGTTTCCAAGTGGCAGCTCAAGGGAAAGAGAAACATGCGCAATCTTCCAAGAAGGTCTGCACGTAACGGAAGATATTCTGAATATAAGAGAAGGGCATTTGGTCAAAAGCCTATGGGCTATGGATTAGATTCTAGTGGGACAAATGATATGAGCGATGGAACTGATGACACTGATCCCAACGAAAGACAGTTCAGGGACAGAATGATTGGACCAGGTGATGATGAGTATCGGCTCTCATCTATGGTTGCATCCGGATTTAAGAACATCTACAGCCATGACATGCTGGACTGGGATGATGATCCTTGGGAAGGCCAGATTGGTAAGAAGAAGCGATGGGAGGAAAAATTTGAAGGTTCAGGTCAGGAGTTCCATGCGTCTTCTCATCGACATTCTAGAAGAAATATGTATTCTCCGTTGATGGATGTGGAACTAGAAGTACGAGGAAGCTATCAGAAAGGGCCTGTCCCAATTGTCTCCCTGATGAGTAAGTTAAACAGCAGAGCGATAATTGGACATCCAGTTGAAGTTGAAGTCTTAGCAGATGGTTCCTCTGAGCCATATATACAGAGAACTGAGTACTTCGGCAATGAAACAACGTACCATGACAAGCCCTTTCTACTTCCCCATGCTTGGAAGACTGCAAGAAGGAGTAGCTCACGCGTTCCACGGCTGCAACCATTATCACCATCACTTGAAGCCGATGCTGATGTTCATTCTCCGGCAGATCAGGGAAGAAAACCGTTTTTTAAGAAACTTGGTTCGGGAAACTTAAGTACTGATGATAACTCGTTGAGGAGAAGCAATCTAATGCACATTCCACGACCACCTGGTGAGAGAAAGCAGCAGCAGCAaaagaaggtgatgaagaaCACAAACGCAACCCCTAGTCAAAAGACCAGGGCACTGTCATCATTCGGCAGTGAACAAGCACACAGCGGGATAAAGGCGCTGGGGGATGGGACTCACGAGCTATCTAACAGACGGGTACTACAGGGACCACCAACCGTGGCCTGCATACCGGTCAAACTAGTATTTAGCAGATTACTGGAGAAAATAAATAGACCGCCATCAAAGCCGCTGTGA
- the LOC106435950 gene encoding ADP-ribosylation factor 1-like 2 has protein sequence MGQTFRKLFDTFFGNQEMRVVMLGLDAAGKTTILYKLHIGEVLSTVPTIGFNVEKVQYKNVMFTVWDVGGQEKLRPLWRHYFNNTDGLIYVVDSLDRERIGKAKQEFQEIIKDPFMLNSVILVFANKQDMRGAMSPREVCEGLGLLDLKNRKWHIQGTCALQGDGLYEGLDWLSSTLKEVRAAGFSSAGPLF, from the exons ATGGGTCAAACTTTCCGCAAGCTTTTCGATACTTTCTTCGGCAATCAGGAAATGAGG GTCGTTATGCTGGGTCTGGATGCGGCTGGCAAAACAACGATACTGTACAAGCTGCACATAGGAGAAGTTCTGTCTACTGTTCCCACAATCG GTTTCAATGTGGAGAAAGTACAGTACAAGAATGTGATGTTCACAGTTTGGGATGTTGGTGGCCAAGAAAAGCTCAGGCCCTTGTGGAGGCATTACTTCAACAATACCGATGGACTT ATATATGTGGTAGACTCTTTGGACCGTGAGAGAATTGGCAAAGCTAAGCAAGAATTTCAG GAGATTATAAAAGACCCATTCATGCTTAACAGTGTCATTCTAGTGTTTGCAAACAAACAAGACATG AGAGGAGCCATGTCTCCCCGAGAAGTATGTGAAGGGCTTGGCTTATTAGATCTCAAGAACAGGAAATGGCATATACAAGGCACATGTGCTCTTCAAGGCGATGGCCTCTATGAAGGCTTAGACTGGTTATCCTCTACGCTCAAAGAGGTTAGAGCAGCTGGTTTCTCATCCGCTGGCCCCTTGttttaa
- the LOC125609176 gene encoding uncharacterized protein LOC125609176: MALEWVVLGYAAAAEAIMIVLLTMPGLDGLRKGLVAVTRNLLKPFLSIVPFCLFLLMDIYWKYETMPSCDGDSCTPSEHLRHQKSMMKSQRNAILIAAALVFYWILFSVTHLVVKIEQLNQRVERLKNKD; encoded by the coding sequence ATGGCTCTCGAATGGGTTGTGCTAGGCTACGCCGCGGCGGCGGAAGCGATCATGATCGTGCTCCTGACGATGCCGGGGCTCGACGGACTCCGCAAGGGACTCGTCGCCGTCACGCGCAACCTCCTGAAACCGTTTCTCTCGATCGTCCCGTTCTGCCTCTTCCTCCTGATGGACATCTACTGGAAGTACGAGACGATGCCTTCGTGCGACGGAGACTCCTGCACGCCGTCGGAGCACCTCCGCCACCAGAAGTCGATGATGAAGTCACAGAGGAACGCGATCCTCATCGCCGCCGCGCTCGTGTTCTACTGGATCCTCTTCTCGGTCACTCATCTGGTGGTCAAGATCGAGCAGCTTAACCAGAGGGTGGAGAGGCTCAAGAACAAGGATTGA
- the LOC125609177 gene encoding late embryogenesis abundant protein At5g17165-like, with translation MATRSKSFQLITGLRKLAVIPRASSRATATALLTSRSGHSSGYDKNVEDELQATAVPDDVIKPDSDKYWSPHPQTGVFGPSTTDQSATAEATRQDSAVLEETAWFRPISLEDSDKTHHV, from the exons ATGGCAACCAGATCGAAGAGCTTTCAATTGATCACCGGCCTAAGGAAGCTCGCTGTCATTCCACGCGCTTCCTCACGCGCCACCGCCACTGCTCTCCTCACTTCAAG gAGTGGTCACTCCTCGGGGTATGACAAGAACGTGGAGGATGAATTGCAGGCAACTGCAGTTCCTGACGACGTCATAAAGCCAGATTCTGATAAATACTGGTCTCCTCATCCTCAAACCGGAGTCTTTGGCCCTTCCACGACTGATCAGAGTGCCACAGCGGAGGCTACTCGCCAAGACTCGGCGGTGCTGGAGGAGACTGCTTGGTTTCGTCCCATAAGTCTCGAGGACTCGGACAAGACTCACCATGTTTAA